Proteins encoded in a region of the Armatimonadota bacterium genome:
- a CDS encoding M20/M25/M40 family metallo-hydrolase, which translates to MGLLPGLVALVSLSVSAGSDQGPTLEKLRSQGLTDLGAFSLLSELTAQVGPRLSGSPGAAKAVLWTETKMKTLGLTDVHQVPCTVPRWVRGDKESGWLSHLGRRSKLNLCALGGSVATPKGGVTAEVVEVRSLAEAEKLGVRGKGKIVFFNRGFDPKLSNTFEAYGGAVDQRVGGAMAATQSGAVAVLVRSMTLAKDDEPHTGAMRYGEGRKIPAAALGIQSADRLSAALKKGRVKVRLELSCKTLPDVPSASVAGEIRGSVNPESVIVLGGHLDSWDLGVGAHDDGSGIAQALEALRLIKKLGLKPKRTLRAVAFMNEENGLRGALAYAARAKTAREQHTAAIESDSGGFMPRAFGASPFALERARQWLPHLENLGITRITEGGGDADIAPLGPLGTALFSLEPENQRYFDYHHSRNDTLDKVNPRELEFGAIAMATLAWLLSEEGL; encoded by the coding sequence ATGGGCTTGCTCCCCGGCCTCGTCGCTCTCGTTTCTTTGTCCGTGTCTGCAGGTTCCGACCAGGGGCCGACGCTGGAGAAGCTCCGATCGCAGGGCTTGACCGACCTCGGCGCCTTTTCGCTCTTGTCCGAGTTGACGGCTCAAGTCGGTCCTCGGCTCAGCGGCTCCCCAGGGGCTGCGAAAGCTGTCCTTTGGACCGAGACCAAGATGAAGACTCTCGGCTTGACGGACGTGCACCAGGTGCCCTGTACCGTCCCCCGTTGGGTCCGTGGCGACAAGGAGTCCGGATGGTTGTCGCACCTCGGTCGGCGATCGAAGCTCAATCTCTGCGCCCTGGGGGGCAGCGTCGCCACTCCGAAGGGAGGAGTTACGGCCGAGGTGGTCGAAGTCAGGAGCCTGGCGGAAGCCGAAAAGCTGGGAGTTAGGGGCAAAGGAAAGATCGTGTTCTTCAACCGTGGCTTCGACCCGAAGCTGTCGAACACCTTCGAGGCCTATGGCGGTGCGGTCGACCAGCGCGTCGGTGGAGCGATGGCCGCAACTCAGTCCGGGGCTGTCGCCGTCCTCGTCCGATCGATGACCCTCGCCAAGGACGACGAGCCGCATACCGGCGCGATGCGGTACGGAGAAGGCCGGAAGATCCCCGCCGCAGCCTTAGGGATCCAAAGCGCCGATCGCCTGTCCGCCGCTTTAAAGAAAGGCCGGGTCAAAGTGCGGCTCGAACTCTCGTGCAAGACGCTGCCCGACGTCCCTTCGGCGAGCGTGGCGGGTGAGATCCGCGGATCCGTGAATCCGGAGTCGGTGATCGTCCTGGGCGGCCACTTGGACAGTTGGGACTTGGGCGTGGGGGCCCACGACGACGGATCGGGCATCGCGCAAGCCCTTGAAGCTTTGAGGCTGATCAAGAAGCTCGGTCTCAAGCCGAAGCGAACGCTCCGCGCCGTCGCGTTCATGAACGAGGAGAACGGGCTGCGCGGAGCATTGGCCTACGCTGCAAGGGCCAAAACGGCCCGGGAGCAGCACACGGCAGCGATCGAGTCCGATAGCGGAGGCTTCATGCCGCGGGCCTTCGGGGCCTCGCCGTTCGCCCTTGAGCGCGCCAGGCAATGGTTACCCCACCTGGAAAATCTGGGCATCACGCGCATCACCGAGGGAGGCGGCGACGCCGACATCGCACCTCTGGGGCCGCTCGGGACGGCCCTCTTTTCGTTGGAGCCTGAAAACCAGCGCTACTTCGACTACCATCACTCCCGGAACGATACGCTGGACAAGGTCAATCCAAGGGAACTCGAATTCGGGGCCATTGCAATGGCGACCCTCGCCTGGCTCTTGTCCGAGGAGGGGCTATGA
- a CDS encoding DUF3386 family protein, translating to MARFLCVWMMLWAIQSQAHFVWVTYDKDRSMATVELAESPQGDRVSWDPGQALTIDGIVVIKGDSRDGARSYPWRSKPGPFSLSFPYGIIDRGEGPFLLVYQARAAFDLSEAGSVPKNGLQLAADAGSDAWTVRVRWNGTPDASAKLFLSDGTPLVLGQNGTARVPFGLRGMPVALRALHVERKSGTWQGSRYGLKKTWSTLTLPVVRPMTLGSDEEAYRSLQTASEAREAVSSALRWSADFEAGDGHRTVSGRVVADRSPEPEIVFEDRDVRWPDEDHVRTQISSLFRHRRSVPFADGDGRNVVTWTGRKDRTGREIAVADTFGSTYRVKDGAVTEVARTIEGRRLVLRILDVERLPNGKTLSRRFTSTTTGPDGTVESELTYEDRFVTVGDDRLPAERKVTGRVRGKSVSMKVVFSDYKVLKG from the coding sequence CCACCGTCGAACTGGCCGAATCACCCCAGGGGGACCGTGTGTCTTGGGACCCTGGACAGGCCCTCACGATCGACGGGATTGTGGTCATTAAAGGTGACAGTCGCGACGGCGCGCGGTCCTATCCGTGGCGGTCGAAACCCGGGCCGTTCTCGCTGTCCTTCCCATACGGGATCATCGACAGAGGCGAGGGGCCCTTCCTGCTCGTCTACCAGGCTCGGGCCGCGTTCGACCTTTCCGAAGCCGGATCGGTGCCCAAGAACGGTCTGCAATTGGCCGCCGACGCAGGTTCGGACGCGTGGACCGTCCGCGTCCGATGGAACGGCACGCCGGACGCCTCGGCCAAGCTCTTTTTGTCGGACGGGACGCCCCTCGTGCTAGGTCAAAACGGTACAGCCAGGGTCCCGTTCGGGCTCCGTGGCATGCCGGTCGCGCTCCGGGCTTTGCACGTGGAAAGGAAGTCCGGTACGTGGCAAGGCAGCCGGTACGGTTTGAAGAAGACGTGGTCGACCCTCACGTTGCCGGTCGTGCGACCGATGACTTTGGGGTCGGACGAGGAGGCTTACCGGTCCCTCCAAACCGCTTCCGAGGCCCGCGAAGCGGTCAGTAGTGCGCTCAGGTGGTCGGCCGACTTTGAAGCGGGCGACGGGCACCGGACCGTTTCTGGTCGTGTGGTTGCCGACCGGTCGCCCGAACCGGAAATCGTCTTCGAAGACAGGGACGTGCGCTGGCCAGACGAAGACCATGTCCGGACGCAAATCTCCAGCCTCTTTAGGCACCGTCGGTCTGTCCCGTTCGCGGATGGAGACGGTCGGAACGTCGTGACGTGGACCGGTCGGAAAGACCGGACGGGCCGTGAGATCGCGGTCGCCGACACGTTCGGCTCGACGTACCGGGTCAAGGACGGAGCCGTGACCGAAGTCGCTCGGACGATCGAGGGCCGACGCCTGGTCTTGCGGATCCTCGACGTCGAGCGGCTTCCCAATGGGAAGACCTTGTCCCGACGGTTCACGTCGACCACGACCGGGCCTGACGGTACCGTCGAATCCGAACTCACCTACGAGGACCGTTTCGTGACCGTCGGGGATGACCGGCTTCCCGCCGAACGCAAGGTCACGGGTCGGGTACGGGGAAAGTCCGTGTCGATGAAAGTCGTCTTCTCGGACTACAAAGTCCTCAAGGGCTAA